The genome window TTCAAAGTCTAGCGTGCTCCCAATTACTGCCTCTTCAATTTGAATTATATTATATTGAATTCGGTATGACTTTGCAACCCAAGTCATTTCTGTCTATTTCACAATAAGCTTTGATAGTGGTTTGCACACATTTCTATGATATACactgtatacaaaacattaggaacacctgctctttccatggcatagactgaccaggtgaatccaggtgaaagctatgatcccgtattgatgtcacttgttaaatccacttcaatcagtgtcgattaaggggaggagacaagttaaagaaggattttaaagaattgagacatggattgtgtatgtgccattcagagggtgaatgggcaaaacaaaatattgaagtgcttTGGAACAGTGtgtggtagtaggtaccaggcacaCCGAtttgctgctgggtttttcatgctcaacagtttcccgtgtgtatcgaGAATGGTCTAcgacccaaaggacatccagccaacttgacacagctgtgggaaccattggagtcaacatgggccagcatccttatggaatgctttcgacaccttgtagagtccacgccccTATGAACTGAGGCTGTGCAAAAGGGAGTGAAACTTAATATTATGAATGTGCTCCTagcgttttgtacactcagtggtcCATTGAATACACCGTGGCCTCCATTTTGGCCTCCTAGGCTCTCCTTTTCATAGGATTCGTGTGCTCCTTGGGATGGCACTCCCTGTATGCCCACCTGGATGCACACATACTTATTCTGCTAATTAAGTAATCCCAAGAAGCAAGTTCATGTTGTAAATGTGGTCCTGATGGCCTCAATATTTTGTACTCAGTGTATTTCCATAAAGGTTATCTGAAATACCTTTCAGTTataaagagacagtgagagatgATGAGTGATTTAAATATCAGTAAGTAGGGCAAAATGAAACTTCCTCAACAGAAACTCTCAATAGATGATGACAGATTTGCATGAAACCAACAAGAGGTTTTTGTTGTTTTGCCAGCTGATAAATGGCAAGCAAAGCATGCCTGCAATATTGAACATGGTGTGGGTTGCTGGCTTCATTAACAAAAGGCTCTTATTAACAATCTCCCTTGCTATCTGAACAGAAGGAGTCCTCTGTTCAATACTACATAGCAGGAACATGTTATTGTCATGCTAGCTTTGTTAGCTAACAGCCCACCATAATGTGACAATGCTAACCACTGTCTACATCTGAGTCCATGTCTGGGGACGTCTAGAGAAGGTTGACACAATGGAAGACTGTGTTGAGTCCAGTCAAAAAGGACATTATGACAAAAGAAGGAATACTCATTTTGATGGAACCATGAGAAAATTCTATGGAATGTTTTTGTATTGGTTTGTAATTTGAAATCAAGTGGAAACAGAGTGGACTATTCCCCAACCAATTCACAAACAGTGGATGTGTCATGTGTGATTTGTAAACACATTTCTAGTTCTGATGGGTATGTAACAGTCCTCACACAATATATCTGAGTGTATGTCAGTGTAATTTCTAGAGAATTATATCTAACAGCCATTTTcttcctgttctccctctgcagTCTTTCCTTtgtggtgggggggtggggtggcCAGCGGTGGTGGGGGCTGGGCCCAGGGCTGGGGCCAAGCCTGGGGTTGGGACCGCTGTATGCAATGGGAACCAGGGCCTGGAGAGGGGGCCCAGGCCCCAGCGTTTGACTGCCCAGTCTGGTGTGTCCTCTGCCGGGGATGCAGGGCCAGGCTCAGGGAGGCctgccagagagggaggggggccaTCAGACTGCCCACAGACATGCTTAGCATCAAACTCCCCCAGCTCTTCGACATCCACCAAGTCCCCAAGGTAAGAGTGACCATACTGAAAGAGGAACCTTTCGCAACCATTTCACAAACCTTCAGACATTTCACAGACTGAATGTTCAAGCCATTtttgtaaataaaaaaataaaataaagatggCCTTTCGTGAACTAAAACTCGCACTTGACTTTTTCCCCCTACTTGCACTGACTTTGCTTACAGCTACTAAAAAAAATAcctactatgactgagatatgtggttgtcccacctagctatcttaagatgaatgcaacTGTAAGTCacactggataagagtgtctgctaaattactaaaatgccAATGTATGTGTTGATCAGCACTCCTGCTCGAAGACACTTTTTGAAATACAGGCCCAGATGTACCAGACTAGGAGGACAGGTCTTGATGTCCTCCAGTTGTTTGTTAGATAATCTCTATAGTAGCCTATGTACTGTGTATCACAGTGTTTTGCCTTCAGGTGTTCCGAGAGGATGGCATCATCTCGGGATACCGTCACCCCCAAAGCTCCGCCCTGGACTGCATCCTTAGCAGCTTCCAGATGACCAATGAGACAGTCAACATCTGGACCCACTTCCTGCCCACATGGTATGTAACCAATGCAAACACTCTGAATGTAGACAAGGAGGTCAGATCCATAGATAGCCGGAGGTATTCTGTAACAATTACGGTTGGTTTAGACTGGAAAACATACATATCAGATTGGTGTCTTCCTGCCTTCGTATCAAATCTTCCGATCACTCCCCCATTTCATATGAATTGAAACTGACGGTGTTGCGACGCCTCTCATTTCCCAGGTATTTTCTGTGGCGCTTCAGCGTCTTGTGCTCCACACTGAACTTCCTGTCGGAGAGCTACACCTGGCCGCTGCTGGTGTACATGCTGCTGATCTGTGTGTACCCATTCACCTCCAGCTGTGCCCACACCTTCAGCACCATGTCCCCCGAGGCACGCCACATCTGCTACTTCTTTGACTACGGCGCCCTCAGCCTCTACAGCCTGGGTAAGGCCCACTGCATGAAGTCTGACTGTGTGCACTTCACAGTTAGACTATTAGTACTTCCTTTACCTTTAGTTATTTTTTCTGGTTACATTTCCTCCAGTACCAAGTCAGCCTACTCTCACAGTAGGCTACAGCTTCCACTAATCCGACCCAGTGCAATCCCACAGGTTAAAGGCCACGTGCAATCTTTCAAGTTCCAAAAAGTCCCGGCGAACTTGGGCAATCATTTGCACGATTAGAACTTTGTATACTACTTGCCACATTTGTAACCATTGTTTGTGTGGTTACGTCATTGTTCGTGTATGTTTGATTTGGCACTGTGTGTGTCGTGTTGCTGTGCTGTCTGGGCTTGTCAGATTCACTGTAATGAAGTTTTTTTTGCCCACAAAACCTCATAATAATACATGTCTTGTTCAAGTATCTAacaataatctaacaatctaacaatacacacaaatctaaaagtcaaagaatggaattaagaaatatttcAAAAATCAGgacgagcaatgttggagtggcattgactaaaattattttccaccataatttgcaaataaattcataaaaaatcctacactgtgattttctggattttcttttctcattttgtctgtcatagttgaagtgtacctatgatgaaaattacaggcctctctcatctttttaagtgtgagaacttgcacatttggtggctgacgaagtactttttttgccccactgtacatatgagctgaataaagcagtatgtaaacaagTTCGACAGCTCAATACCAACAGTGAAATCAGAGTTGGTTTTCTTTTACAATTCTTTCATCTTGGAATAATGTTTGTCTTTCATTTAAGACATCCAGCCTGAGGGTTGCTCATCCAATAGAGGAGCCATACAGGGCTACTTACAAACAGAAAGCATGTCGCACCAGATTGCAGATTTAGGTCAACAGACAAAGTAGATAAAAATATCAGCATATGTTTTCCTCTCGGATCCAGCATCTGGGAAAAGTTTTTATGGATGTGTGCATACCACTGTTCTACACCTTCACATATACATTTTCCATGGATTCATGTCTGTGTCCACGTGCTTGCTCAACCAATTCACATACTTGGGTATTTGCATTCTGCTTGTGAATGCGTGGGCTTTTCTtgggtgtgtgtttgcttgtatgggtgtgtgtgataCGCTTGTCCCTCTCTTTCAAACAAACTTTGTCTCTTACTTTGAAAAGGTGCCTTTTCAAATCCATATTAGTGGATTTGAGGCCCCTACAATATGATCCTTAATCTACCACAATTCTCCTTACTGCCAAAACATACCCAGCCCTAAAACACACCCAGCCCTAAAACACAACCAGCCCTAAAACACAACCAGCCCTAAAACATACCCAGCCCTAAAACACAACCAGCCCTAAAACACAACCAGCCCTAAAACACACCCAGCCCTAAAACACACCCAGCCCTAAAACACACCCAGCCCTAAAACACAACCAGCCCTAAAACACACCCAGCCCTAAAACATACCCAGCCCTAAAACACACCCAGCCCTAAAACACACCCAGCCCTAAAACACACCCAGCCCTAAAACACACCCAGCCCTAAAACACACCCAGCCCTAAAACACACCCAGCCCTAAAACACAACCAGCCCTAAAACACACCCAGCCCTAAAACACACCCAGCCCTAAAACACAACCAGCCCTAAAACACACCCAGCCCTAAAACACACCCAGCCCTAAAACACACCCAGCCCTAAAACACACCCAGCCCTAAAACACACCCAGCCCTAAAACATACCCAGCCCTAAAACACACCCAGCCCTAAAACACACCCAGCCCTAAAACACACCCAGCCCTAAAACACACCCAGCCCTAAAACACACCCAGCCCTAAAACACAACCAGCCCTAAAACACAACCAGCCCTAAAACACACCCAGCCCTAAAACACACCCAGCCCTAAAACACACCCAGCCCTAAAACACACCCAGCCCTAAAACACACCCAGCCCTAAAACACACCCAGCCCTAAAACACACCCAGCCCTAAAACACAACCAGCCCTAAAACACACCCAGCCCTAAAACACACCCAGCCCTAAAACACACCCAGCCCTAAAACACACCCAGCCCTAAAACACACCCAGCCCTAAAACACACCCAGCCCTAAAACACAACCAGCCCTAAAACACACCCAGCCCTAAAACACACCCAGCCCTAAAACACACCCAGCCCTAAAACACACCCAGCCCTAAAACACACCCAGCCCTAAAACATACCCAGCCCTAAAACAGACCCAGCCCTAAAACACACCCAGCCCTAAAACACACCCAGCCCTAAAACATACCCAGCCCTAAAACACACCCAGCCCTAAAACACACCCAGCCCTAAAACACACCCGGCCCTAAAACACACCCGGTCCTAAAACACACCCGGCCCTAAAACACACCCGGCCCTAAAACACACCCAGCCCTAAAACACACCCAGCCCTAAAACACACCCAGCCCTAAAACACACCCAGTCCTAAAACATACCCAGCCCTAAAACATACCCAGCCCTAAAACACACCCAGCCCTAAAACACACCCAGCCCTAAAACACACCCAGCCCTAAAACACACCCAGCCCTAAAACACACCCAGCCCTAAAACACACCCAGCCCTAAAACACACCCAGCCCTAAAACATACCCAGCCCTAAAACATACCCAGCCCTAAAACATACCCAGCCCTAAAACATACCCAGCCCTAAAACATACCCAGCCCTAAAACACACCCATCCCTAAAACACACCCAGCCCTAAAACACACCCAGCCCTAAAACATACCCAGCCCTAAATGGCCAGATGTTTCTGGGATAAGAATTGCAAATGTTTACTGTAGATGGTGTTTTGCAGGCAAGCTTATTTAAAACAGCTTCTAGATTTATTGGAAGTACATCATTGGGATTAAAACTGGTATTGAAGCATATGTACAGCAAGTGCAAGGCCAATGTTTAATTAGTAGGTTATTAAAGCCTAATTGATATGTTATGAGCATTGCAATTTATAATTATTGTAAGTGCTTGGTGAGTGTATGGTAGGTAAATGCATGGTAGATTTAGTTTCAGATAtcgtatgtttaaaaaaaaaaaacctttcaATGTGTTTGTGTCCAGGTTGTGCCATAACCTATGGCTCCTATGTGATGCCTGACTGCTGGGTCAACAGCTGGCTGCATCAACACTTTGTGCCAATCGCTATCTGCAACACACTATTCTGCACCAGCCTGTCCTGCTATTCTAGGTAGGCAGCCAATACGGTATCCTACCCATGATGCATCACTCTCCTGGTCGTTGAAACCATTGTAACTTCCCCctctgtttttatttgtttatagATTCCTGGAGATGCAGTTTCCACACCGCAGTAAAGTTCTCCGGACAGGGGCATTTGTCTTTCCATTCATCTTTGACAACATCCCTCTATTTTACAGAGTGAGTGTAttttgagaaggtgtagacagagTTCACAGAAAGTCTGCTTGTACGGTAATTGGGTTGCATTCTGTTTGTTGTCACAGTTTAGATCCGATTAATGCCTCTCTTTAATACATTGACCAGGACTTTTGGCTCATTAACTTAGAAACTGATTTTGTGTAGAATAAATAAAGATTTGACCACATGCTGTTAAATCTTTTAATCCCTTGGCCGCTGTTTGTGCCAATGATcttatgtgtgtttgtatatgtgtgtgtgtctgtgtgtgtgtgtgtagctgctgCTGTGCTGCGGGGGCAGCTGCTGTCACAGTGAGGCCCTGCCCAGTCACTGTTACCACCTCCTCTTCGCCTTCCTCACCTGCTTCCTGTTTGCCTCACACCTCCCAGAGAGGCTGGCCCCGGGGCGCTTCGACTACTTCGGTACGTCCACGCCAACGCCCGGATACCATGGCAACTGGAATTGGGAGGTTACATCAGTTATTGAGCAAGCTTTAGCTAGTCTGGCCTGTGGCCAGTTAATGTTGGCGCATATCAGTGTCCGTTCTACTGTGTCCGTGATGGCACTGTAGGCAAATATTTGAACGGTGACAATTCTTTGAGCAACCCTGGTAAATCCTTATTCACTGCAGTATGATCAGATTCAAGCATTTctaataactctctctctcattgatctctctctcctcctctctctcctctctcaggccACAGTCACCAGCTTTTCCACATCTGTGCCGTGGTGGGTACTCACTTCCAGATGGAGGCGGTGCTAGCAGATATGACCTCACGCAGGGCGTGGCTCATTGCGCAGGCGGCCGTGCCCTCCTTTCTGAGTACCCTGGGGGCACTGGCCCTCAGCATCATCCTCAACCTAGGCATCATTGGCATCTTCAGTGCCCCTCTGCTGTGGAACCCCCACCACAGTGCCAACCACCCACTGACACCACCTGCAAAACGCAAGCAACAGTGATACTCCCCACAACCAGTGACCAACCAGTATGTTCAAATGTAAAGGGTTGGCTAAACCATTATCCCAGTCGTGAACTTTGGAAATAATAACCATAAGAATTTGTATTCTACCTTTTAAAACTAGGTAGTATTTGTATAAACCCATTGGATTATTATCACAGGATGGTTTTTTTCTACATGTTATTCTATCGTCATTATAAGGTTTGTTTAGGAGTTTATTAATGTGTTCACTGTTTACTTTGAAGCCGAATACCCAGCTATTCTTATGAAGCCTTTCAGTTATTCAGTATCATTGTTTACTGTTTAAAGTTGTGGAAGTATTTCGAGTTAAAGTATCATATGCCGACTTCTTTTCACTTATACTTGAAAGGATCTGGGTTGTATGAAGCATATGTGATGTCTAACAACACATAAAAGTGCCTTCTTTTATATATAGTTACCCCAATGTTACCTAAGTAGTCTTAACATTATTTCTGCTTTGTGTAAATCTCAAACTGGAAAAATCTTTAACTCTAAATTTGCAGGGAATTTTCATATTAATATATAAGTATTTAGCAACTGTTTTTCAATTGTCCTATATATTTGTAAGCCATTATTAGAACATCTCAAAACCCATATTTCATATAAAGTATGACTATCCATTACATGATTCTGGCCTATGGCCTACTGGCCTACTTCCAGCTACTTCCACTAATTCCACCATTTTGTTTTAATATTCAATACCATCTCATTTAAATCTCCACTATGACTTGAATACATTTGCAGACCAGTGTAGTGCTCAGATTATATTATACCTCTCTCAGATTAACCTGCTCTAAACGTCTACACTCTCAGaacaaaaggtgctatctagaacctaaaaaggttctttggctgtccccgtaggagaacccttaaaataaccctttttggttccaggtagaacccttttgagttccttgtagaaccctttccacagacggttctacatggaacccaaaatatttctacctggaaccaaaaaggtttttcctatggggacagccaaacaacccttttgaaacccttttttctaagcgTGTACCTGAAAGCTACAGCACTGTACCATGTCTATGATTAAAAGACAGGTGCCATTTTACAGAGGTACGTTTCCATGGAAACTCCATGGTTCTTTGCAGTTTGTGTTCCTGTGGATGCTCAGTCACTTTAATTGTTCTTTGGAGTACTCTTAGTTGTTACATCTACAACATACATTACTGGTCATTGGATACATTTTTTGAAACACTACATGTTGTTTAAATATCAGGGAATTACTGAAATTCTCCCTAAAACATACCCATCATTGTAACATCGATAGGACATATCAAATGATTTTGTTTATAACCGCTATCTGATGGAAGAAATCTTAGATGATGCACAACAGAACTGAATGAGTGATGTCTCGTCATCTCCCAGGCATGTGGATGTGGTCAGTGGAGGTCAAAGGGTCTTGTCACTGTCGTATTCATGTGGTATCGTGGTGGTCATTGCAAGTTTATGGCAAACCAATACACCACTCACCCCATGCTGATATAACATTGTCAGTGGCTATTGTTTACATGTATCCTTGAAAAGGAGTGTGGTATCTCTTGAGTATTTCATCCTTGTAGTATATATAACAGCACTTACTGTTTCTGTTCAGTTGTAAAGCGTAGTGaatatgtacaggtaactgccaaaataaaggaaacatcaaCATAAAGtatcttaatagggtgttgggccatcACGAACCAGAACAGCTTCTATGCCTTGGCATAGGTTCACCaccaagtgtctggaactctgttggagggatgcgacaccattatTCCACGAGAAACTCCATAAATTGGTGTTTAGTTGAAggggtggaaaacgctgtctcggGTGCTGCTCCAGattctcccataagtgttcaattgggtttaaATGTGGTGACTAAGAGACACACATACCCTTTGAGCCCCCTGTGCTCCTTtaagacccctctttcaaagtcactgagatctcttctagccatggtagccaaaataatgggcaatagggcatttttatacatgaccctaagcatgatgggatattaattgcttaattaactcaggaaccacacctgtgtggaagcacatgctttcaatatactttgtatccctcatttactgaagtgtttcctttattttgggcaTTACCTGTATATTTGCATGATTATTTTTGTAAATGTTATAGATGAAGAAAAATGATTAATTACATCCCCAACATCATGTGATCATTTCTTGACATAATAGCACTTACCATGTACCACACTAGACCTAACACACATGCCATTATTTTATCATGTAGCTCTGTATTCAGTGTGTAGGGGAGACCAGGGTTGATTGTCACAGTGCTTATAACTCCCAAACTAGAGGGCGCTGTGTAATACTTTTAAGATTAAAATGTGTGAATTCTTCAAAATAACTAATCCACCTAGTCGATTCATGTCATCATAACAAAACATTTAGGTgagggtatttaaaaaaaaaagttttattcaTAGGCAAAacatcttcttctttttttaagacAGCAGTATTTTTTTTCATccagtatttttttttttcatttttcatccaaaaaataaatgtttgcaTTATGGGGGTATACAtgtcaaaaaaatatattatagGGAGAGCTACATTCCATACTTATTTCTGAGTTCCTCGGTCAAGCCATGTGGTAGCATGTAGCATCTTAATTAGCATTGGGATCTGTTGCTGTAAACCTTCCTTCCCGGAAGATCAAAATGTGTTGGGAATAATATATGTAAGGTGGAGAGCGTAAGCACATTGGGAAGATGTCGCCGAGACATCAGAATAGAGTCTTGATGCCTGGCCGACATATATACTATGTAGAACTGTAGAATTTAGAATGGAGGTATTCTAAAACCATCTGTGAGACGT of Oncorhynchus gorbuscha isolate QuinsamMale2020 ecotype Even-year linkage group LG15, OgorEven_v1.0, whole genome shotgun sequence contains these proteins:
- the LOC123997702 gene encoding membrane progestin receptor delta-like isoform X1 — its product is MQDIDSLYRFTPGSNGQDNRIYNGTIVYYKQQLFILVSDYIAPVKIRADELTANIKLKVFPLWWGGGVASGGGGWAQGWGQAWGWDRCMQWEPGPGEGAQAPAFDCPVWCVLCRGCRARLREACQRGRGAIRLPTDMLSIKLPQLFDIHQVPKVFREDGIISGYRHPQSSALDCILSSFQMTNETVNIWTHFLPTWYFLWRFSVLCSTLNFLSESYTWPLLVYMLLICVYPFTSSCAHTFSTMSPEARHICYFFDYGALSLYSLGCAITYGSYVMPDCWVNSWLHQHFVPIAICNTLFCTSLSCYSRFLEMQFPHRSKVLRTGAFVFPFIFDNIPLFYRLLLCCGGSCCHSEALPSHCYHLLFAFLTCFLFASHLPERLAPGRFDYFGHSHQLFHICAVVGTHFQMEAVLADMTSRRAWLIAQAAVPSFLSTLGALALSIILNLGIIGIFSAPLLWNPHHSANHPLTPPAKRKQQ
- the LOC123997702 gene encoding membrane progestin receptor delta-like isoform X2; this translates as MQDIDSLYRFTPGSNGQDNRIYNGTIVYYKQQLFILVSDYIAPVKIRADELTANIKLKVFPLWWGGGVASGGGGWAQGWGQAWGWDRCMQWEPGPGEGAQAPAFDCPVWCVLCRGCRARLREACQRGRGAIRLPTDMLSIKLPQLFDIHQVPKVFREDGIISGYRHPQSSALDCILSSFQMTNETVNIWTHFLPTWYFLWRFSVLCSTLNFLSESYTWPLLVYMLLICVYPFTSSCAHTFSTMSPEARHICYFFDYGALSLYSLGCAITYGSYVMPDCWVNSWLHQHFVPIAICNTLFCTSLSCYSRFLEMQFPHRSKVLRTGAFVFPFIFDNIPLFYRLLLCCGGSCCHSEALPSHCYHLLFAFLTCFLFASHLPERLAPGRFDYFGTSTPTPGYHGNWNWEATVTSFSTSVPWWVLTSRWRRC